One Mycobacterium marseillense DNA window includes the following coding sequences:
- a CDS encoding glucose 1-dehydrogenase, whose product MGRVDGKVALISGGARGMGAEHARLLAAEGAKVVIGDILDDEGKAVAAEIGDAVRYVHLDVTQPDQWDAAVQTAIGEFGKLNVLVNNAGTVALGPLKSFDLAKWQKVIDVNLTGTFLGMRVAVEPMIAAGGGSIINVSSIEGLRGAPMVHPYVASKWAVRGLAKSAALELAKHNIRVNSVHPGFIRTPMTKHLPEDMVTIPLGRPAESREVSTFILFLASDESSYATGSEFVMDGGLVTDVPHKDLF is encoded by the coding sequence GTGGGTCGAGTAGACGGCAAAGTTGCGCTCATCAGTGGCGGTGCGCGCGGGATGGGCGCCGAGCACGCGCGGCTGCTGGCGGCCGAAGGCGCCAAGGTGGTGATCGGCGACATCCTCGACGACGAGGGCAAAGCGGTGGCTGCCGAGATCGGTGACGCGGTGCGCTACGTGCACCTCGACGTCACCCAGCCCGACCAGTGGGACGCCGCCGTGCAGACCGCCATCGGCGAATTCGGCAAGCTCAACGTGTTGGTCAACAACGCCGGGACCGTCGCGCTCGGCCCACTGAAGAGCTTCGATCTGGCCAAGTGGCAGAAGGTGATTGACGTCAACCTGACGGGGACGTTCCTGGGCATGCGGGTGGCCGTCGAGCCGATGATCGCCGCCGGGGGCGGCTCGATCATCAACGTGTCGTCCATCGAGGGTCTGCGCGGCGCGCCGATGGTGCACCCCTACGTCGCCTCCAAGTGGGCGGTGCGCGGCCTGGCCAAGTCCGCGGCGTTGGAGCTGGCGAAGCACAACATCCGCGTCAACTCCGTGCACCCCGGGTTCATCCGCACCCCGATGACCAAGCACCTGCCCGAGGACATGGTGACCATCCCGCTGGGCCGCCCGGCCGAGTCCCGGGAGGTGTCGACGTTCATCCTGTTCCTGGCCAGCGACGAGTCGTCGTATGCCACCGGCAGCGAATTCGTCATGGACGGCGGCCTGGTCACCGACGTGCCGCACAAGGACCTGTTCTAG
- a CDS encoding diacylglycerol kinase: MAIRVAHVGTGNVGGLALAELITNPAFELTGVCVSTPEKVGRDAGELCGVGLDGPVVTGVAAVDDLDAIIAAKPECVVYCAMGDTRLPEAMADVMRILAAGINVVGSSPGLLQFPWGVMPDKYIARVEEAAKQGNSSIFISGVDPGFANDLIPFALAGTCQRIEQVRCMEIHDYASYNGTEVMDYMGFAKPMDEVPMLLQPGILSIAWGTAIRQLAAGLGIEVDEITESYQREPAPEDFDIAIGHVAKGTVAVLQFEIRGMVKGRPAIVIEHVTRLRPDLRPDLPQPAAGDGSYRVEITGEPSYAVDIIPSSRKGDHNHAAIAGAAGRVVNAIPAVIAAPPGIRTTLDLPLVTGKGLYAPSTLVTT; encoded by the coding sequence ATGGCGATCCGCGTCGCGCACGTCGGTACCGGAAACGTCGGTGGCCTGGCCCTGGCCGAACTGATCACCAATCCGGCGTTCGAACTGACCGGGGTGTGCGTCTCCACCCCGGAGAAGGTGGGTAGGGACGCGGGGGAGCTGTGTGGCGTCGGGCTGGACGGCCCCGTGGTCACCGGGGTCGCGGCCGTCGACGACCTGGACGCCATCATCGCCGCCAAGCCCGAGTGCGTCGTCTACTGCGCGATGGGCGACACCCGGCTGCCCGAGGCGATGGCCGACGTCATGCGCATCCTGGCCGCCGGCATCAACGTCGTCGGGTCCTCGCCGGGTCTGCTGCAGTTCCCGTGGGGCGTGATGCCCGACAAGTACATCGCCCGCGTGGAAGAGGCTGCCAAACAAGGTAATTCGAGCATCTTCATCAGCGGCGTCGACCCCGGGTTCGCCAACGACCTGATCCCGTTCGCGCTCGCCGGGACGTGCCAGCGCATCGAGCAGGTGCGCTGCATGGAGATTCACGACTATGCGTCCTACAACGGGACCGAGGTCATGGACTACATGGGATTCGCCAAGCCCATGGACGAGGTCCCGATGCTGCTGCAGCCCGGCATCCTCAGCATCGCCTGGGGCACCGCCATCCGTCAGCTGGCGGCCGGCCTGGGCATCGAGGTCGACGAGATCACCGAGTCCTACCAGCGCGAGCCCGCACCCGAGGACTTCGACATCGCGATCGGCCACGTCGCCAAGGGGACCGTGGCCGTGCTGCAGTTCGAGATCCGCGGCATGGTCAAGGGCCGCCCCGCCATCGTCATCGAGCACGTCACCCGGCTGCGGCCCGACCTGCGCCCCGACCTGCCCCAGCCCGCCGCGGGCGACGGCTCCTACCGCGTCGAGATCACGGGCGAGCCCTCCTATGCCGTCGACATCATTCCCAGCAGCCGCAAGGGCGACCACAACCACGCCGCGATCGCGGGCGCCGCGGGTCGCGTCGTCAACGCCATCCCGGCGGTGATCGCGGCGCCGCCGGGCATCCGGACCACGCTCGATCTGCCGCTGGTCACCGGAAAAGGCCTTTACGCACCAAGCACTTTGGTGACCACTTAA
- a CDS encoding alpha/beta hydrolase, giving the protein MTAREDIRFPSGDDLISAWLYRPAGDGPAPLLVMAHGLGAVRTMRLDAYAERFSAAGYACLVFDYRNFGDSAGLPRQVLDVGMQLADWAAAVDHARTLPAIDPDRIALWGTSFGGGHVIATAARLPGIAAAVAQCPFTDGLASARTITNPSITARITARAVRDVLASKRGRPPVMVATAGPPGEVALMNTPDAYAGYLRLVPDGVDLRNEVAARIALQVFTYRPGRLTPKISCPILFCVCEADSVAPAAATLRHAAKAPRGEVKLYPEGHFAIYVDDAFERVVADQLAFLDTHLTGARP; this is encoded by the coding sequence ATGACAGCACGCGAAGACATCCGGTTCCCGTCCGGTGACGACCTGATCAGCGCCTGGCTCTACCGGCCGGCCGGCGACGGGCCCGCGCCGCTGCTGGTGATGGCGCACGGCCTGGGCGCGGTGCGGACCATGCGCCTGGACGCCTACGCCGAACGCTTCAGCGCGGCCGGCTATGCCTGCCTGGTGTTCGACTACCGCAATTTCGGCGACAGCGCCGGGTTGCCCCGTCAGGTCCTCGACGTCGGCATGCAGCTCGCCGACTGGGCCGCGGCCGTCGACCACGCCCGCACCCTCCCGGCGATCGACCCCGACCGAATCGCGTTGTGGGGCACCTCCTTTGGTGGCGGCCACGTGATCGCCACGGCCGCGCGGCTGCCGGGCATCGCCGCGGCCGTCGCCCAGTGCCCCTTCACCGACGGCCTCGCGTCGGCGCGCACCATCACCAACCCGTCGATCACCGCGCGCATCACCGCGCGGGCGGTGCGCGACGTGCTCGCGAGCAAGCGCGGCAGGCCGCCGGTGATGGTCGCAACGGCGGGTCCGCCCGGCGAGGTCGCGTTGATGAACACGCCCGACGCGTATGCGGGCTATCTGCGGCTGGTGCCCGACGGCGTTGACCTACGCAACGAGGTCGCCGCGCGAATCGCGTTGCAGGTCTTCACCTATCGCCCGGGACGCCTGACGCCGAAGATCTCCTGCCCGATCCTGTTCTGCGTGTGCGAGGCCGACTCGGTGGCTCCGGCGGCGGCGACGCTGCGCCACGCGGCCAAGGCGCCCCGCGGCGAGGTCAAGCTGTATCCCGAGGGCCATTTCGCGATCTACGTCGACGACGCGTTCGAGCGGGTGGTCGCCGATCAGCTCGCGTTCCTCGACACGCACCTCACCGGTGCGCGCCCCTAG
- a CDS encoding TetR/AcrR family transcriptional regulator: MPTDSITPNGQTRREELLAVATKLFAARGYHGTRMDDVADVIGLNKATVYHYYASKSLILFDIYRQAAEGTLAAVHDDPSWTAREALYQYTVRLLTGIASDPERAAVYFQEQPYITEWFTSEQVAEVREKEAQVYHHVHGLIDRGIASGEFYQCDSHVLALGYIGMTLGSYRWLRPSGRRSAKEIAAEFSTALLRGLIRDEAIRTTSPLGP, encoded by the coding sequence ATGCCCACCGACAGCATCACACCCAATGGGCAAACGCGGCGCGAAGAGCTGCTCGCCGTCGCCACCAAACTGTTCGCCGCGCGCGGTTACCACGGCACCCGGATGGACGATGTGGCTGACGTGATCGGCCTGAACAAGGCGACCGTCTATCACTATTACGCCAGCAAGTCGCTGATCCTGTTCGACATCTACCGGCAGGCCGCCGAGGGCACGCTGGCCGCCGTGCACGACGACCCGTCCTGGACGGCGCGTGAGGCGCTCTACCAGTACACCGTGCGGTTGCTCACCGGCATCGCCAGCGATCCCGAGCGGGCGGCGGTGTACTTCCAGGAACAGCCCTACATCACCGAGTGGTTCACCAGCGAACAGGTCGCCGAGGTCCGCGAGAAGGAAGCGCAGGTCTACCACCACGTGCACGGCCTGATCGACCGCGGGATCGCCAGCGGCGAGTTCTACCAGTGCGACTCGCACGTGCTGGCGCTCGGCTACATCGGGATGACGCTGGGCAGCTATCGCTGGCTGCGGCCCAGCGGACGCCGCTCCGCCAAGGAGATCGCGGCCGAGTTCAGCACCGCGCTGCTGCGCGGGCTGATCCGTGACGAGGCGATCCGCACGACGTCGCCGCTCGGACCCTAG
- a CDS encoding NAD(P)(+) transhydrogenase (Re/Si-specific) subunit beta, with protein sequence MNYLVIGLYIISFALFIYGLMGLTGPKTAVRGNLIAAVGMALAVAATLIKIRHTDQWVLIIAGLVVGVVLGVPPARYTKMTAMPQLVAFFNGVGGGTVALIALSEFIETSGFSAFQHGESPTVHIVVASLFAAVIGSISFWGSIIAFGKLQEIISGSPIGFGRAQQPVNLLLLAAAVAAAVVIGLHAHPGTGGASLWWMIGLLAAAGVLGLMVVLPIGGADMPVVISLLNAMTGLSAAAAGLALNNTAMIVAGMIVGASGSILTNLMAKAMNRSIPAIVAGGFGGGGVAPSGDGGGDKTVKATSAADAAIQMAYANQVIVVPGYGLAVAQAQHAVKDMAALLEDKGVEVKYAIHPVAGRMPGHMNVLLAEAEVDYDAMKDMDDINDEFARTDVAIVIGANDVTNPAARNDASSPIYGMPILNVDKAKSVIVLKRSMNSGFAGIDNPLFYGEGTSMLFGDAKKSVTEVAEELKAL encoded by the coding sequence ATGAACTACTTGGTCATCGGCCTGTACATCATTTCGTTCGCCCTCTTCATCTACGGCCTGATGGGCCTGACCGGGCCCAAGACAGCGGTGCGGGGCAACCTGATCGCCGCGGTGGGTATGGCGCTCGCGGTGGCGGCGACCCTGATCAAGATCCGCCACACCGACCAATGGGTGCTGATCATCGCCGGCCTGGTGGTGGGTGTGGTGCTCGGTGTCCCGCCGGCGCGCTACACCAAGATGACGGCGATGCCGCAACTGGTGGCGTTCTTCAACGGTGTCGGCGGTGGCACGGTCGCGCTGATCGCGCTGTCGGAATTCATTGAGACCAGCGGGTTTTCGGCCTTCCAGCACGGTGAGTCACCGACCGTGCACATCGTGGTGGCGTCGTTGTTCGCCGCCGTCATCGGCTCGATCTCGTTCTGGGGATCGATCATCGCGTTCGGCAAGCTGCAGGAGATCATCTCGGGCTCGCCGATCGGCTTCGGCAGGGCCCAGCAACCCGTCAACCTGCTGTTGCTCGCCGCGGCGGTGGCCGCTGCGGTGGTCATCGGGCTGCACGCCCATCCCGGCACCGGTGGTGCGTCACTGTGGTGGATGATCGGGCTGCTCGCCGCGGCCGGTGTGCTGGGCCTGATGGTGGTGCTGCCCATCGGCGGCGCCGACATGCCGGTGGTCATTTCGCTGCTCAACGCGATGACCGGGCTGTCGGCCGCGGCCGCCGGTCTGGCGCTGAACAACACCGCGATGATCGTCGCGGGCATGATCGTCGGCGCGTCCGGCTCGATCCTGACCAACCTGATGGCCAAGGCCATGAACCGCTCGATCCCCGCGATCGTCGCCGGCGGCTTCGGCGGCGGCGGGGTGGCCCCCAGCGGCGACGGCGGGGGAGACAAGACGGTCAAGGCCACCTCGGCCGCGGACGCCGCGATCCAGATGGCCTACGCCAACCAGGTGATCGTGGTGCCGGGCTACGGCCTGGCCGTGGCGCAGGCGCAGCACGCGGTGAAGGACATGGCGGCCCTGCTGGAAGACAAGGGCGTGGAGGTCAAGTACGCCATCCACCCGGTGGCCGGCCGAATGCCCGGGCACATGAACGTGTTGCTGGCCGAGGCCGAGGTCGACTACGACGCGATGAAGGACATGGACGACATCAACGACGAGTTCGCGCGCACCGACGTCGCGATCGTCATCGGCGCCAACGACGTCACCAACCCGGCGGCGCGCAACGACGCGTCCAGCCCGATCTACGGCATGCCGATCCTCAACGTCGACAAGGCCAAGTCGGTGATCGTGCTGAAGCGGTCGATGAACTCCGGGTTCGCCGGCATCGACAACCCGCTGTTCTACGGCGAGGGCACCAGCATGCTGTTCGGGGATGCGAAGAAGTCGGTGACCGAGGTCGCCGAGGAACTCAAGGCGCTGTAG
- a CDS encoding NAD(P) transhydrogenase subunit alpha encodes MYDELLANVAILVLSGFVGFAVISKVPNTLHTPLMSGTNAIHGIVVLGALVVFGSVEHPSLAVQIILFVAVVFGTLNVIGGFIVTDRMLGMFKGKKKPVPAASEEPAAK; translated from the coding sequence ATGTACGACGAACTGTTGGCCAACGTGGCGATCCTGGTGCTGTCCGGGTTCGTCGGGTTCGCGGTCATCTCCAAGGTGCCCAACACGCTGCACACACCGCTGATGTCGGGCACCAACGCCATCCACGGCATCGTGGTGCTGGGCGCGCTGGTGGTGTTCGGCTCGGTCGAGCACCCCTCGCTGGCGGTGCAGATCATCCTGTTCGTCGCCGTCGTGTTCGGCACCCTGAACGTCATCGGCGGGTTCATCGTCACCGACCGGATGCTGGGCATGTTCAAGGGCAAGAAGAAACCGGTGCCCGCCGCGAGTGAGGAGCCGGCCGCCAAATGA
- a CDS encoding Re/Si-specific NAD(P)(+) transhydrogenase subunit alpha, which produces MTDAQTNAVKVGVVSESGADERRVALVPKAVASLVGSGVAVVVESGAGERALLPDQLYTQAGATIGDAWAADVVVKVAPPTADEVGKLRSGQTLIGFLAPRNAENSIGALKQAGVQAFALEAIPRISRAQAMDALSSQGNVAGYKAVLLAASEATRFFPMLTTAAGTVKPATVLVLGVGVAGLQALATAKRLGARTTGYDVRPEVADQVRSVGAQWLDIGIDAAGEGGYARELTDEERAQQQQALEKAISGFDVVITTALVPGRPAPRLVTAAAVEAMKPGSVVVDLAGETGGNCELTEPGKTVVKHDVTIASPLNLPATMPEHASELYSKNITALLDLLLTDGKLAPDFDDEVIAGSCVTRDQGQKDS; this is translated from the coding sequence ATGACAGATGCGCAGACCAACGCGGTCAAGGTAGGAGTGGTCTCCGAGTCCGGGGCCGACGAGCGGCGGGTCGCGCTGGTGCCGAAGGCGGTCGCGTCGCTGGTGGGCAGCGGCGTGGCGGTCGTGGTCGAGTCCGGCGCGGGCGAACGGGCGCTGCTTCCCGACCAGCTCTACACGCAGGCCGGCGCCACCATCGGGGACGCGTGGGCCGCCGATGTCGTGGTCAAGGTCGCGCCGCCCACCGCCGACGAGGTCGGCAAGCTGCGCAGCGGGCAGACCCTGATCGGTTTCCTCGCGCCGCGCAACGCCGAGAACTCGATCGGCGCTTTGAAACAGGCGGGCGTGCAGGCGTTCGCGCTGGAGGCCATCCCGCGGATCTCGCGGGCGCAGGCAATGGACGCGTTGTCGTCGCAGGGCAACGTGGCCGGCTACAAGGCCGTGCTGCTGGCGGCCTCCGAGGCGACCCGATTCTTCCCGATGCTGACGACGGCGGCCGGAACGGTGAAGCCGGCGACGGTGCTGGTGCTCGGGGTCGGGGTGGCCGGGCTGCAGGCGCTGGCGACGGCCAAGCGCCTCGGCGCGCGCACCACCGGCTACGACGTGCGCCCCGAAGTCGCCGACCAGGTACGCTCGGTGGGCGCGCAATGGCTCGACATCGGTATCGACGCGGCCGGCGAGGGCGGATACGCCCGCGAGCTGACCGACGAGGAGCGCGCGCAGCAGCAACAGGCGCTGGAGAAGGCCATCAGCGGCTTCGACGTCGTGATCACCACGGCGCTGGTCCCCGGTCGGCCGGCGCCGCGCCTGGTGACCGCCGCGGCCGTGGAGGCGATGAAGCCCGGCAGTGTGGTGGTGGACCTGGCCGGTGAGACCGGCGGCAACTGCGAGCTCACCGAACCCGGCAAGACCGTCGTCAAGCACGACGTCACCATCGCCTCGCCGCTGAACCTGCCGGCGACGATGCCCGAGCACGCCTCCGAGCTCTACAGCAAGAACATCACCGCGCTGCTCGACCTGCTGCTCACCGACGGCAAGCTGGCGCCGGACTTCGACGACGAGGTCATCGCGGGGTCGTGCGTGACCCGCGACCAAGGACAGAAGGATTCCTAG
- a CDS encoding DUF1348 family protein, producing the protein MSESRPPLPPFTRETAIQKVQAAEDAWNTRDPHRVSLAYTVDSQWRNRGEHVVGRDEIVAFLTRKWQRELDYALRKVLWDFHDNRIAVRFQYECHDASGQWYRSYGNELWEFTESGLMARREASINDVPIDASQRRFFGPRPSSEHGRDIPLW; encoded by the coding sequence GTGAGCGAATCCCGGCCCCCGCTCCCGCCGTTCACGCGGGAGACCGCGATCCAGAAGGTGCAGGCAGCCGAGGATGCGTGGAACACCCGCGACCCGCACCGCGTCAGCCTGGCGTACACGGTCGACTCGCAGTGGCGAAACCGCGGGGAACACGTCGTGGGCCGCGACGAGATCGTGGCGTTTTTGACCCGCAAGTGGCAGCGCGAACTCGATTACGCGCTGCGCAAGGTTCTTTGGGACTTCCACGACAACCGCATCGCGGTGCGGTTCCAGTACGAGTGCCACGACGCATCGGGCCAGTGGTACCGCAGCTACGGCAACGAGCTGTGGGAGTTCACCGAGTCCGGGCTGATGGCCCGCCGCGAAGCCAGCATCAACGACGTGCCGATCGACGCATCGCAGCGACGTTTCTTCGGGCCTCGCCCGTCGTCCGAACACGGCCGCGACATCCCGCTCTGGTAG
- a CDS encoding acyl-CoA dehydrogenase family protein, protein MSAKASDYHKRLTDFMTEHVFPAEADYDKFRHEAGPRDHTVPPVVEELKIKAKQQGLWNLFLPAESGLTNLEYAPLAEISGWSLEIAPEALNCAAPDTGNMETLHLFATEEQRKQWLEPLLAGEIRSAFSMTEPAVASSDARNIETLIVRDGADYVINGRKWWTSGAADPRCKILIVMGRTNPDAASHQQQSMVLVPMDTPGVTVVRSTPVFGWQDQHGHCEIIYDNVRVPATNLLGEEGGGFAIAQARLGPGRIHHCMRALGGAERALALMSDRAQTRVAFGRPLAEQGVVRESIAKSRNEIDQARLLCEKAAWTIDQHGNKAAHLLVSQIKAVAPQVACDVIDRAIQVHGAAGVSDDTVLARLYGWHRAMRIFDGPDEVHMRTIARAELGREKSALAAAVTAHD, encoded by the coding sequence ATGTCGGCCAAGGCCAGCGACTACCACAAGCGGCTGACCGATTTCATGACCGAGCATGTGTTCCCGGCCGAGGCCGACTACGACAAGTTCCGCCACGAAGCAGGCCCGCGCGACCACACGGTTCCGCCCGTCGTCGAGGAACTGAAGATCAAGGCCAAGCAGCAGGGTCTGTGGAACCTGTTCCTGCCGGCCGAATCCGGCCTGACCAATCTCGAATACGCGCCGCTGGCCGAGATCAGCGGCTGGAGCCTGGAGATCGCGCCCGAGGCGCTCAACTGCGCGGCGCCCGACACCGGCAACATGGAGACGCTGCACCTGTTCGCCACCGAGGAACAGCGCAAGCAGTGGCTGGAGCCGTTGCTGGCCGGTGAGATCCGCAGCGCCTTCTCCATGACGGAGCCGGCCGTCGCCAGCAGCGACGCCCGCAACATCGAGACCTTGATCGTGCGCGACGGCGCCGACTACGTGATCAACGGGCGCAAGTGGTGGACGTCGGGTGCGGCCGACCCGCGCTGCAAGATCCTCATCGTGATGGGCCGCACCAACCCCGACGCGGCCAGCCACCAGCAGCAGTCGATGGTGCTGGTGCCCATGGACACGCCGGGCGTGACGGTGGTGCGCTCCACCCCGGTGTTCGGCTGGCAGGACCAGCACGGCCACTGCGAGATCATTTACGACAACGTGCGCGTGCCGGCCACCAACCTGCTCGGCGAAGAGGGCGGCGGCTTCGCGATCGCCCAGGCCCGGCTCGGACCGGGCCGCATCCATCACTGCATGCGCGCCCTCGGCGGCGCCGAGCGCGCCCTGGCGCTGATGTCCGACCGGGCCCAAACGCGGGTGGCGTTCGGCCGCCCGCTAGCCGAGCAGGGCGTGGTACGGGAGTCAATCGCCAAGTCCCGCAACGAAATAGACCAGGCACGGCTGCTGTGCGAGAAGGCGGCGTGGACCATCGACCAGCACGGCAACAAGGCCGCGCATCTGCTGGTCTCCCAGATCAAGGCGGTGGCCCCGCAGGTGGCCTGCGACGTCATCGACCGCGCCATCCAGGTGCACGGTGCCGCCGGTGTCAGCGACGACACGGTGCTGGCCCGCCTGTACGGCTGGCACCGCGCCATGCGGATCTTCGACGGCCCCGACGAGGTGCACATGCGAACCATCGCGCGCGCCGAACTCGGCCGGGAAAAGTCGGCCCTCGCCGCGGCGGTCACGGCGCATGACTGA
- a CDS encoding tyrosine-protein phosphatase, whose amino-acid sequence MTEALRELSGAWNFRDVAEGTAVLKPGRLFRSGELSGLDDDGRATLSRLGITDVADLRASREVARRGPGLVPDGVEVHLLPFPDLGDQDAGTDDAAPHEHAFQRLLTGEGVEEQSGQSVDEAATRYMIDEYRQFPTRNGAQQAVHRVISLLATGHSVLTHCFAGKDRTGFVVATVLEAIGIDRDTILADFLRSNDAAPALRAQISAMIAQRQDSELTPEVVTWTEARLSDGVLGVREVYLAAARQTIDEEFGSLDAYLRAASVSESDVERLREALLA is encoded by the coding sequence ATGACTGAGGCCTTGCGAGAACTGTCGGGCGCGTGGAACTTTCGTGACGTCGCAGAAGGTACCGCGGTGCTCAAACCCGGGCGGCTGTTCCGCTCCGGTGAACTGAGCGGGCTCGACGACGACGGCCGCGCGACGCTGAGCCGGCTGGGCATCACCGATGTCGCCGATCTGCGGGCGTCCCGCGAGGTCGCCCGGCGCGGCCCCGGGCTGGTTCCCGACGGCGTCGAGGTGCACCTGCTGCCCTTCCCCGATCTCGGCGACCAGGACGCCGGGACCGACGACGCCGCGCCGCACGAACACGCGTTCCAGCGGCTGCTCACCGGCGAGGGAGTCGAGGAGCAGTCGGGCCAATCCGTCGATGAGGCCGCCACCCGCTACATGATCGACGAATACCGGCAATTCCCCACGCGTAACGGGGCGCAGCAGGCGGTGCACCGCGTCATTTCGCTGCTGGCCACCGGGCATTCGGTGTTGACGCACTGCTTCGCCGGCAAGGACCGCACCGGCTTCGTGGTGGCGACGGTGCTCGAAGCGATCGGCATCGACCGCGACACCATCTTGGCCGATTTCCTGCGCAGCAACGACGCGGCACCCGCCCTGCGGGCGCAGATTTCGGCGATGATCGCGCAGCGCCAGGACTCCGAGCTGACGCCGGAGGTGGTGACCTGGACCGAGGCGCGGCTCTCCGACGGCGTGCTCGGGGTCCGGGAGGTCTACCTGGCCGCCGCGCGCCAGACCATCGACGAGGAATTCGGGTCGCTGGACGCCTATTTGCGCGCCGCGAGTGTCAGCGAGTCAGACGTGGAGCGCCTGCGCGAAGCGCTGCTCGCCTGA
- a CDS encoding SDR family oxidoreductase: MPGVQDRVVIVTGAGGGLGREYALTLAKEGASVVVNDLGGARDGTGAGHNMADEVVKQIKDAGGRAVANYDSVAEPEGAENMVKTALDEFGKVDGVVSNAGILRDGTFHKMSFENWDAVLKVHLYGGYNIIRAAWPHFREQSFGRVVVATSTSGLFGNFGQANYGAAKLGLVGLINTLAQEGAKYNIKTNAVAPIAATRMTQDILPPEVFEKITPEYVAPVVAYLMTEELTDTDSVFIVGGGKVQRTALFQNDGITFDSVPSVEDIAAKWGQITDLSAAQQATFKLG, encoded by the coding sequence ATGCCCGGAGTGCAGGATCGCGTCGTCATCGTCACCGGAGCCGGTGGGGGACTGGGCCGCGAGTACGCCCTGACCCTCGCCAAGGAGGGCGCCAGCGTCGTGGTCAACGACCTCGGTGGCGCCCGCGACGGCACCGGCGCCGGCCACAACATGGCCGACGAGGTGGTCAAGCAGATCAAGGACGCCGGTGGCCGGGCGGTCGCCAACTACGACAGCGTCGCCGAACCCGAGGGCGCCGAGAACATGGTCAAAACCGCGCTCGACGAATTCGGCAAGGTCGACGGCGTGGTCAGCAACGCGGGCATTCTGCGCGACGGCACGTTCCACAAGATGTCCTTCGAGAACTGGGACGCCGTGCTCAAGGTGCACCTCTACGGCGGGTACAACATCATCCGCGCCGCGTGGCCGCACTTCCGTGAGCAGAGCTTCGGCCGCGTCGTCGTCGCCACCTCCACCAGCGGTCTGTTCGGCAACTTCGGGCAGGCCAACTACGGCGCCGCCAAGCTCGGCCTGGTCGGCCTGATCAACACGCTGGCCCAGGAGGGCGCCAAGTACAACATCAAGACCAACGCGGTCGCGCCGATCGCCGCCACCCGGATGACGCAGGACATCCTGCCGCCGGAGGTCTTCGAGAAGATCACCCCGGAGTACGTCGCCCCGGTGGTGGCCTACCTGATGACCGAGGAGCTGACCGACACCGACTCGGTGTTCATCGTCGGCGGCGGCAAGGTGCAGCGCACCGCGCTGTTCCAGAACGACGGCATCACCTTCGACAGCGTGCCGTCGGTCGAGGACATCGCCGCCAAGTGGGGCCAGATCACCGACCTGTCCGCGGCCCAGCAGGCCACCTTCAAGCTGGGCTGA